In Rhodamnia argentea isolate NSW1041297 chromosome 4, ASM2092103v1, whole genome shotgun sequence, the following proteins share a genomic window:
- the LOC115750992 gene encoding uncharacterized protein LOC115750992: protein MKIAVEGCMHGDLDNVYKTLQYIERQRNIKVDLLLCCGDFQAGFGNERDLESLNVPRKYRAMNSFWKYFSGEQVAPVPTIFIGGNHEASNYLWELYYGGWAAPNIYFLGFAGVVKFGNIRIGGLSGIYNARHYRLGHYERPPYNENTIRSVYHVREYDVHKLMQVEERIDIFLSHDWPLGITDCGNSKKLIQQKPFFEKEIFQKTLGNKAAAQLLEELKPTYWFSAHLHCQFAASVQHGVDGPVTNFLALDKCLPGRKFLQIVDIESESGPHEILYDEEWLAITRKFHSVFPLTTKSADFGSVQLDMQDCRQWVRSRLQERGARPFEFERTVPCHNPSQPSSNGSPALPRNPQTESLLQLLELPYLLDVTSESRDPISSPASMIYQGSLGADNEEIPIDDIDELEELEEDNVKTEDEYVQNLDSGVGSHVHLSISCQCMVTPRTIYLLTSPNLLNAALNDDKNQFPLLLRMSCFQQLSSVIISVQNSPESFMETRVFNLNPLVCLVVFLAHVVASSAQLSFGFYAASCPTAEFIVRNTVRSASSSDATIPGKLLRLLFHDCFVEGCDASVLIRGNGTEQSDPANTSLGGFSVIDSAKRVLELFCPGTVSCADIIALAARDAVELTGGPAVQIPTGRKDGRVSAASNVRPNTVDTTFTIDEMIRLFSSKGLSLIDLVTLSGAHTIGAAHCSAFRDRFRADSKGKLLLVDSSLDMTYAEELMTQCPAGASPSITVNNDPDTSLSFDNQYYRNLLLQKGLFQSDSVLIKDNRTREQVENFANDQDSFFASWVQSFLKLSAVEVKTGSAGEVRQSCSVTNR, encoded by the exons ATGAAGATAGCCGTCGAAGGTTGTATGCATGGAGACCTCGACAACGTCTACAAGACCCTTCAGTACATCGAACGTCAGCGCAACATCAAGGTCGACCTTCTCCTCTGTTGCGGCGACTTTCAGG CTGGATTTGGGAATGAGAGAGATTTGGAGAGCTTGAATGTGCCCAGGAAGTATCGGGCAATGAACTCGTTTTGGAAGTACTTTTCCGGGGAGCAGGTTGCGCCTGTTCCAACTATATTCATTGGCGGGAATCATGAAGCTTCCAATTACTTGTGGGAATT GTACTATGGAGGATGGGCAGCACCTAACATATACTTCTTGGGGTTTGCTGGGGTGGTCAAGTTTGGGAACATCCGTATTGGTGGACTCTCCGGAATTTATAATGCACGTCATTATCGTTTAG GACACTATGAAAGGCCTCCTTATAACGAGAACACTATCAGGTCTGTTTACCATGTTCGTGAGTATGACGTGCACAAACTTATGCAAGTTGAGGAACGAATcgacatttttctttcccatgATTGGCCTCTTGGCATCACTGACTGTGGAAACTCTAAGAAACTCATTCAGCAGAAGCCATTTTTCGAGAAAGAG ATTTTTCAAAAGACTCTTGGAAATAAGGCTGCGGCTCAACTGCTGGAGGAGTTAAAGCCCACTTACTGGTTTTCTGCCCATCTACACTGCCAATTTGCTGCTTCTGTTCAACACGGTGTAGATGGTCCAGTGACCaattttcttgctcttgatAAGTGCCTGCCAGGCCGCAAGTTTTTACAG ATCGTTGATATTGAGTCAGAGTCTGGACCCCATGAGATTTTGTATGACGAGGAATGGCTGGCAATAACGCGGAAGTTTCATTCTGTCTTTCCTTTGACCACTAAAAGTGCAGATTTTGG GTCTGTTCAACTTGACATGCAAGATTGTCGACAATGGGTCAGGAGCAGACTTCAAGAGAGAGGTGCTCGaccttttgaatttgaaagGACAGTTCCATGTCACAATCCCTCTCAACCCTCTTCTAATGGTTCACCAG CATTGCCTCGAAACCCTCAGACAGAATCATTATTGCAACTACTGGAGCTTCCTTACCTCCTTGATGTCACATCAGAATCAAGGGATCCAATCAGCAGTCCCGCTTCAATGATCTACCAAG GTTCTTTGGGGGCTGATAACGAAGAAATTCCTATTGATGACATTGATGAATTAGAAGAGCTTGAAGAAGATAATGTCAAGACTGAGGATGAATA TGTGCAAAATTTGGATTCCGGGGTAGGCTCACATGTTCATCTTTCTATAAGTTGTCAATGCATGGTGACCCCAAGAACCATCTACCTTCTGACATCACCCAATTTATTAAATGCTGCTTTAAATGAtgataaaaatcaatttcctctTTTACTCCGAATGAGTTGTTTTCAGCAGCTCTCATCAGTGATAATTTCTGTGCAGAATTCACCTGAAAGCTTCATGGAGACCAGAGTTTTCAATTTGAATCCTCTCGTTTGTCTCGTCGTCTTCCTAGCTCATGTGGTTGCTTCTTCCGCTCAGCTGTCTTTTGGGTTCTATGCAGCTTCATGTCCTACTGCTGAATTCATAGTCAGGAACACAGTGAGATCAGCTTCTTCCAGTGACGCCACAATCCCTGGGAAGCTCCTTCGCTTGCTCTTTCACGACTGCTTCGTGGAG GGTTGCGATGCATCTGTGCTTATACGAGGAAATGGAACGGAGCAAAGCGATCCAGCTAATACATCACTTGGAGGATTTTCTGTCATAGACTCAGCTAAAAGGGTTTTAGAATTATTCTGTCCAGGAACCGTTTCTTGCGCCGACATAATTGCATTAGCTGCCAGAGATGCTGTTGAACTG ACTGGAGGACCTGCAGTTCAGATTCCAACAGGTAGGAAAGATGGGAGAGTTTCTGCAGCTTCAAATGTAAGACCCAACACCGTGGACACGACCTTTACAATCGATGAGATGATTAGACTCTTCTCATCTAAGGGGctgtccttgattgatcttgtCACTCTGTCAG GTGCACATACCATAGGAGCGGCTCACTGCAGTGCATTCAGAGACAGATTCCGAGCAGACTCCAAGGGAAAGCTCTTGCTAGTTGACTCATCCCTCGACATGACTTATGCAGAGGAACTCATGACACAGTGCCCTGCGGGTGCTAGTCCTTCCATTACAGTTAATAACGACCCTGATACTTCCTTGTCATTCGACAATCAGTACTACCGAAATCTATTGTTGCAGAAGGGGCTATTTCAGTCAGATTCCGTATTGATAAAAGATAACAGAACGAGGGAGCAAGTAGAGAATTTCGCAAATGACCAGGACAGTTTCTTCGCAAGCTGGGTTCAGTCATTCTTGAAGCTCAGTGCAGTTGAAGTAAAAACAGGCAGTGCCGGGGAGGTGAGACAATCTTGCTCAGTTACTAacagatga
- the LOC115750993 gene encoding uncharacterized protein LOC115750993: protein MGSPIIDGSRTAKPKLHAIGKKQKERVKKKKGGGYAHRVRVAPTATPQLLSSNTVLPAESRSRRPRALFAGLANPLADEVTEICKNPKADLELRFAGASSVSNGKPANVFEAVDHRSSALLGGSSNSCSRLRFDWLQRSNLREERLTEELGHLLVTAKEVYSSRMIHLGENPKDVLLDIWGKNFSHMFSYIIPSDYAQSRCSYFVQSTLDFQVSFVLGRWLMSGWCIGSNLSGVILFYLCNQPSS from the exons ATGGGTTCACCAATTATTGATGGTTCTAGAACCGCTAAGCCTAAGTTACATGCAATA gggaaaaagcaaaaagaaagggtaaaaaaaaaaaagggaggaggttATGCTCATCGTGTACGGGTCGCTCCCACAGCGACTCCCCAGCTGTTGAGCTCGAATACCGTTCTTCCCGCCGAGAGCAGATCCCGACGACCCCGCGCTCTCTTCGCCGGATTGGCAAATCCCTTGGCCGACGAAGTCACTGAAATTTGCAAAAACCCTAAGGCGGATTTGGAGCTTCGATTTGCCGGAGCATCGTCTGTTTCCAATGGCAAACCAGCAAACGTCTTCGAGGCCGTGGATCATAGAAGCAGCGCCTTACTTGGTGGTTCTTCTAATAGCTGCTCACGTCTTCGCTTTG ATTGGCTACAGAGAAGCAACCTCAGAGAAGAAAGGCTCACTGAAGAACTTGGCCATTTGCTAGTGACAGCGAAG GAAGTTTACAGTTCAAGGATGATCCATCTAGGGGAAAATCCAAAGGATGTATTGCTAGATATTTGGGGCAAGAACTTTTCACACATGTTTTCTTACATCATACCTTCTGATTACGCTCAAAGCCGTTGCTCTTACTTTGTACAGAGTACTTTGGACTTCCAGGTTTCATTCGTGTTAGGTAGATGGTTAATGAGTGGCTGGTGTATTGGAAGCAATTTGTCTGGTGTCATTCTGTTTTACCTTTGCAACCAGCCATCCAGCtga
- the LOC115751045 gene encoding aspartyl protease family protein At5g10770-like: MATDWVLHRSTSINFLSFVVVLSSLLLGCICSSSPDDAHHTIRVSSLLPEPSCKTSLAPQQADDKRSSLRVVHKHGPCSQLVQDKADAPTHDEILLRDQSRVKSIQSRFTKITSTSTSTSTSKTDRVGDSKADLPVQSGSTIGAGNYIVTVGLGTPKKDLSLIFDTGSDLTWTQCEPCIKYCYKQKEPTFNPSVSASYTNITCTSSVCSDLISATGSTPGCSASTCVYGIQYGDSSYSVGFFGKEKLTLTSTDAFDNFLFGCGQNNRGLFGGAAGLLGLGRDKVSVVQQTGTKYGKYFSYCLPSSSSSTGHLTFGKGRGVPSSVKFTPLATIPQGNNFYGINIEGISVAGTKLSISSSIFSNAPGIIDSGTVITRLPPTAYSALSSAFKKLMSKYPTAPALSILDTCYDLSKYSTVAIPKVSFIFSGGTNVNLDPSGILYAAKASQVCLAFAGNGDDTDVLIYGNVQQQSFEVVYDVAGMKLGFGPNGCA, encoded by the exons ATGGCGACTGATTGGGTGTTGCATCGTTCGACATCCATTAATTTTCTGAGTTTTGTGGTTGTGCTGAGCTCTCTTTTGCTCGGCTGCATCTGCTCTTCTTCTCCTGATGATGCTCATCACACCATTCGAGTCAGCTCTCTCCTGCCCGAGCCTTCTTGCAAAACCTCCCTCGCCCCTCAacaag CTGATGACAAAAGATCATCGCTAAGAGTGGTCCACAAGCACGGCCCATGCTCCCAACTGGTACAGGACAAAGCAGATGCACCAACCCATGATGAAATCCTCCTCCGAGATCAATCAAGGGTCAAGTCGATTCAATCGAGGTTCACCAAAATCACCAGTACCAGTACCAGTACCAGCACCAGCAAGACCGATCGCGTAGGGGACTCGAAGGCTGATCTTCCCGTTCAATCGGGCAGCACGATCGGCGCCGGCAATTACATAGTGACCGTGGGCCTCGGCACACCGAAAAAGGACCTGTCACTCATTTTTGACACGGGTAGCGACCTCACTTGGACCCAGTGCGAGCCGTGCATCAAATACTGCTACAAGCAAAAGGAGCCAACTTTTAACCCTTCAGTGTCAGCATCCTATACGAACATCACTTGTACCTCCTCAGTCTGCTCTGACCTCATTTCTGCCACAG GCAGCACACCGGGGTGCTCGGCATCGACATGTGTCTACGGCATACAATATGGAGACTCCTCGTACTCAGTCGGGTTCTTCGGAAAAGAGAAATTGACACTGACGTCCACAGATGCgtttgacaattttttatttggttgtGGCCAGAACAACCGTGGCCTCTTCGGCGGGGCCGCGGGTCTGCTTGGACTCGGCCGAGACAAAGTCTCTGTAGTGCAACAAACCGGCACCAAGTACGGCAAGTATTTTTCGTATTGCCTACCGTCGTCATCTAGCTCCACTGGACACTTGACCTTTGGCAAAGGCCGTGGAGTACCTAGTTCCGTAAAATTCACACCCTTGGCTACAATCCCGCAAGGTAATAACTTTTACGGTATCAACATAGAAGGAATAAGCGTTGCCGGGACTAAACTATCGATCTCCTCAAGTATCTTCAGTAACGCCCCTGGGATCATAGACTCGGGCACCGTGATCACTCGCTTGCCACCCACCGCATACAGTGCACTCTCTAGCGCTTTCAAGAAACTGATGTCAAAATATCCGACGGCACCCGCTCTTTCGATCCTAGACACCTGCTATGACCTCAGCAAGTATAGCACGGTGGCAATACCGAAAGTCAGCTTCATTTTTAGCGGCGGGACTAACGTCAACTTGGACCCTTCAGGAATATTGTACGCTGCGAAGGCATCGCAGGTCTGCCTGGCATTTGCTGGGAATGGGGACGACACGGACGTTCTGATATATGGGAATGTGCAGCAGCAGAGTTTCGAGGTGGTGTACGATGTCGCTGGAATGAAGCTTGGGTTCGGTCCAAATGGTTGTGCCTGA
- the LOC115750976 gene encoding protein TIC 55, chloroplastic has protein sequence MAASSSLLHLPSFPSPPLLGSRIFFIPRPCPCPCPCLSSTPPLWFPSSSSTNNNKPKLSLTPPTPLKSSLPLRPTPNLRLHAVSTGFRDAAPSLEDEDAQVLVGPASEEERSGERVVADYDWTEEWYPLYLTNDVPDDAPLGLTVFDKQLVLYRDGDGLLRCYEDRCPHRLAKLSEGQLIDGRLECLYHGWQFEGEGKCVKIPQLPADAKIPRSACVKTYEVRDSQGVVWVWMSLKTPPNFSKIPWFENFARPGFQDTSTTHELPYDHSILLENLMDPAHIPISHDRTDWTAKREDAQPLCFQVTERTDRGFAGWWGKEKDESLPNFLRFEAPCVLQNNREIIDKNGVKHYFTGLFLCRPTGQGKSMLIVRFGGTMRSPLAKVFPKWYFHQNASKVFEQDMGFLSSQNEVLIREKVPTKQLYLSLRSSDTWVAEYRKWMDKVGHGMPYHFGHSTISLPKEPAVVEHAPAGLVARVSASSPAKGGVGTMHAPNWANRYFRHVIHCKGCRNAVKAFEAWKNGLFALAAALTALAILASARQWKVILLAAATACFGGVYVCSTAIAMNTTNFVRTHRRL, from the exons ATGGCAGCTTCGTCTTCACTCCTTCACCTGCCATCCTTTCCCTCTCCCCCGCTCCTTGGCTCTCGCATCTTCTTCATTCCACGTCCATGCCCATGCCCATGCCCATGTCTCTCCTCCACTCCCCCCTTATGgttcccctcctcctcctccaccaacaacaacaaaccCAAGCTCTCTCTCACCCCACCAACACCTCTCAAGTCCTCCCTCCCTTTAAGACCCACCCCCAACCTCAGACTTCACGCGGTCTCGACGGGCTTCAGGGACGCTGCTCCTTCGCTTGAGGACGAGGATGCGCAGGTCCTTGTGGGCCCCGCCAGCGAGGAGGAGCGGAGTGGGGAGAGGGTCGTGGCGGACTACGATTGGACGGAGGAATGGTACCCTCTCTACCTCACCAACGACGTCCCCGACGACGCCCCGTTGGGCCTCACCGTGTTCGACAAGCAGCTCGTCCTCTACCGAGACGGCGACGGCTTGCTCAGGTGTTACGAAGATCGCTGTCCCCACAG GCTGGCAAAGCTATCAGAAGGTCAGCTGATTGATGGGAGATTGGAATGTTTGTACCATGGTTGGCAGTTCGAGGGCGAGGGAAAATGTGTCAAGATACCTCAG CTGCCGGCGGATGCGAAAATTCCACGATCTGCTTGTGTTAAGACATATGAGGTGAGGGATTCTCAAGGAGTTGTGTGGGTGTGGATGTCTCTGAAGACACCGCCAAACTTCAGCAAGATACCTTGGTTCGAGAATTTTGCAAGGCCGGGGTTTCAAGACACTTCAACTACCCACGAGCTTCCTTACGATCATTCCATACTTCTGGAGAACCTTATGGATCCAGCCCATATCCCAATTTCACATGATAGAACAGATTGGACAGCAAAAAGGGAAGATGCCCAACCACTATGTTTCCAAGTAACTGAACGGACGGACCGAGGATTTGCAGGATGGTGGGGTAAAGAGAAAGATGAGTCACTACCCAACTTTTTGCGCTTTGAAGCACCATGTGTTCTTCAAAACAATAGAGAAATCATCGACAAGAATGGAGTAAAACACTACTTCACTGGTCTATTCCTCTGTAGGCCAACTGGTCAAGGGAAGTCCATGCTTATTGTCAGGTTTGGAGGGACGATGAGATCTCCTTTGGCTAAAGTCTTCCCTAAATGGTACTTCCACCAGAATGCGAGTAAAGTATTCGAGCAAGATATGGGATTTCTTTCATCGCAAAATGAAGTTTTGATAAGAGAAAAGGTTCCCACAAAGCAGCTCTACCTTAGCTTGAGGTCCTCAGACACATGGGTAGCCGAGTACAGGAAGTGGATGGACAAAGTGGGGCACGGAATGCCTTATCATTTTGGGCACAGCACCATTTCCTTGCCGAAGGAGCCTGCTGTGGTGGAACACGCGCCGGCTGGTTTAGTCGCCAGAGTCTCTGCGTCCTCACCTGCCAAGGGAGGTGTTGGGACAATGCACGCTCCTAATTGGGCCAACAGATACTTCAGGCATGTGATTCACTGCAAAGGATGCAGAAATGCTGTGAAAGCGTTTGAAGCTTGGAAGAATGGGCTTTTTGCTTTGGCTGCTGCATTGACTGCATTGGCTATTTTAGCGTCTGCTAGACAGTGGAAGGTGATACTCTTGGCGGCAGCAACGGCATGCTTTGGTGGAGTTTATGTGTGTTCGACAGCTATTGCTATGAATACTACAAACTTCGTCAGGACTCACCGGAGATTGTGA
- the LOC115751046 gene encoding protein ENHANCED DISEASE RESISTANCE 2-like encodes MCTTKHHRLGSDPDHSAECSRSGSPDRSWIAESIHGGSLRRVDLHTGTNGWASPPGDVFSLRSKTYLRNRHKSPSGDYLLSPAGMDWLRSPAKLDNVLARPDNRVAQALRKAQSRGRSLKSFIFAVNLQVPGKDQHSAVFYFVAEEPIPAGSLLYRFVNEDDSFRNSRFKIVNRIVKGPWIVKKAVGNYSACLLGKALTCNYYRGENYFEIDVDIASSKIANAILHLALGYVTSVTIDMGFVVEAQAEDELPEKLIGAVRVCQMEMSSVHVVDTPHTQPQPQPHARGHGFARVNHHTSADEDEDDED; translated from the coding sequence atgtgcaCCACCAAGCACCACCGCCTGGGCTCCGACCCCGACCACTCCGCCGAATGCTCCAGATCCGGCTCCCCCGACCGCTCCTGGATCGCCGAGTCCATCCACGGCGGGTCCCTCCGCCGCGTGGACCTCCACACTGGCACCAACGGCTGGGCCTCCCCTCCCGGCGACGTCTTCTCTCTTCGGTCCAAGACCTACTTGCGCAACCGCCACAAGTCCCCCTCCGGCGACTACCTCCTCTCCCCCGCTGGCATGGACTGGCTCAGATCCCCCGCCAAGCTGGACAACGTACTTGCCCGCCCCGACAACCGCGTCGCGCAGGCGCTCCGCAAGGCCCAGTCCCGTGGCCGCTCCCTCAAGTCCTTCATCTTCGCCGTCAACCTCCAGGTCCCCGGCAAGGACCAGCACAGCGCCGTATTCTACTTCGTCGCCGAGGAACCCATCCCCGCCGGCTCGCTCCTCTACCGTTTCGTCAACGAGGACGACAGCTTCCGCAACAGCCGGTTCAAGATCGTGAACCGGATCGTCAAGGGGCCGTGGATAGTCAAGAAGGCGGTCGGCAACTACAGCGCGTGCCTGCTGGGCAAGGCGTTGACGTGTAACTACTACCGAGGAGAGAACTACTTCGAGATCGACGTCGACATCGCGAGCTCGAAGATCGCGAACGCGATCCTGCACCTCGCATTGGGGTACGTGACGAGCGTGACCATCGACATGGGCTTCGTGGTGGAGGCCCAGGCGGAGGACGAGCTGCCGGAGAAGCTGATCGGCGCCGTCAGAGTGTGCCAGATGGAAATGTCGTCGGTGCACGTGGTGGACACTCCCCACACGCAGCCGCAGCCGCAGCCTCACGCGCGCGGGCACGGGTTCGCTAGGGTGAACCACCATACTTCCgcggacgaggacgaggacgatgaGGATTGA